In Candidatus Zixiibacteriota bacterium, one genomic interval encodes:
- a CDS encoding DNA replication/repair protein RecF yields the protein MTITRLDLTYFRNFDSLAVDFAPGVNIFYGNNGSGKTNLLEALFVFMLGRSQRGAPDAVLTKHDQPFYRLEGTLDDGSRCPELALAYERGGRKRITLDGVGIKLAELYRHFCAVAAGPEDTAILTAAPSTRRQFLDMYLSQYSVKYLADLADYQKALAQKNAALKNNMDPTPFDVIVASVGARVMTARRAFLRDVAAHAGTHYAQIADGETMTVTYRPSVGLGDDDLDTDAIERRIVATLERYRDRERAMNVALVGPHRDDIHFEIGGYPARTHGSQGQLRTAAIALKLAVYHILKERRNQPPILLLDEIFAELDDTRTMGLVRAFDSFTQLFLTTAVTPPDDLAANSRNFRIRNGAIEEMH from the coding sequence ATGACTATCACCCGACTGGATCTGACGTACTTCAGAAACTTCGACTCACTGGCCGTGGACTTCGCCCCGGGCGTGAATATCTTCTACGGCAACAACGGGTCGGGGAAGACCAACCTTCTCGAGGCTTTATTCGTCTTTATGCTTGGTCGATCGCAGCGGGGAGCGCCGGATGCCGTATTAACGAAGCATGACCAGCCTTTTTATCGGTTGGAAGGGACGCTGGACGACGGATCCAGATGTCCGGAACTAGCCCTCGCCTACGAACGCGGTGGTCGGAAGCGTATCACCCTTGACGGTGTGGGTATCAAACTGGCCGAACTCTATCGCCATTTTTGCGCCGTGGCGGCGGGCCCGGAAGATACCGCTATCCTGACCGCGGCGCCGTCGACTCGGCGACAATTCCTTGATATGTACCTCTCGCAGTATTCGGTGAAGTACCTGGCAGATCTTGCTGATTACCAGAAGGCCCTGGCCCAGAAAAACGCTGCCCTGAAAAACAACATGGACCCGACGCCTTTTGACGTTATCGTGGCCTCGGTGGGTGCGCGGGTGATGACGGCCCGCCGGGCTTTCTTACGCGACGTTGCGGCCCACGCGGGTACCCACTATGCGCAGATTGCCGACGGCGAGACGATGACAGTCACTTATCGGCCGTCGGTCGGACTCGGCGATGACGATCTGGATACCGATGCGATTGAACGGCGCATAGTGGCGACGCTGGAACGGTACCGGGACCGGGAGCGCGCCATGAACGTCGCACTCGTAGGGCCGCATCGCGATGACATTCATTTCGAGATCGGCGGATACCCGGCGCGGACCCACGGCTCACAGGGTCAGCTTCGGACAGCCGCGATCGCGCTGAAGCTCGCCGTATATCACATTCTGAAGGAACGGCGGAATCAGCCGCCAATCCTGCTGCTTGATGAGATTTTTGCGGAACTGGATGATACGCGCACGATGGGACTGGTCCGGGCATTCGACAGTTTCACCCAGCTGTTTCTGACGACCGCCGTTACACCTCCGGACGATCTGGCGGCCAACAGCCGAAACTTCCGGATTCGAAACGGGGCGATCGAGGAGATGCACTGA
- the dnaN gene encoding DNA polymerase III subunit beta, which produces MKFTLSKSRLSSSLQSILQVVPTKSTLPILTNILVEALENKLKISATDLDISITATVECQVAKKGSAALPARILFEIIRELPESEITFESTNTRMEIRIPNGSYKIATVSADDFPKLPAVNTKKEVRISGDELVKMIRKTTFACSNDETRPALNGVLWQTEGERMQMVATDGHRLAKMSLDNPKLKGLHEDIIIPPKVLNLIPRFLEKEGVEVGVIFGENNVIFNLDDVILTSRLIEGPYPNFEQVIPTNSDKKLTVSKEELNGAVRRVSILSNALTHQVKFSINGNTLTLSTSNVDVGGEGQEQLECDYTGDAIEIGYNASYLTEILARIDGDEVIFELSSPVAAGVIYSPTLAKQEYLCLIMPLRLAE; this is translated from the coding sequence ATGAAGTTTACTCTTTCGAAGTCCCGACTGAGCAGTTCCCTCCAGTCGATCCTTCAGGTGGTGCCGACCAAATCGACACTGCCTATCCTGACAAACATCTTGGTTGAAGCGCTGGAGAACAAACTGAAGATATCGGCGACTGACCTGGATATTTCGATTACCGCGACCGTTGAGTGTCAGGTGGCGAAAAAGGGATCGGCGGCGCTCCCGGCCCGCATTCTGTTTGAGATTATCCGTGAATTGCCGGAATCGGAGATTACATTCGAGTCTACCAATACTCGCATGGAAATCCGTATCCCGAACGGTTCATACAAGATAGCAACGGTCTCTGCAGATGATTTCCCTAAACTCCCCGCAGTGAATACGAAAAAGGAAGTACGGATTTCCGGTGACGAGCTGGTTAAAATGATCCGCAAGACGACCTTTGCTTGCTCCAACGATGAGACTCGGCCGGCGCTCAATGGGGTCCTCTGGCAGACCGAAGGCGAGCGTATGCAGATGGTTGCCACGGACGGGCATCGACTGGCCAAGATGTCCTTGGACAATCCAAAACTCAAAGGGCTGCACGAAGATATTATTATACCGCCGAAGGTACTGAACCTGATTCCTCGCTTCCTCGAGAAAGAAGGTGTAGAGGTCGGTGTGATTTTCGGGGAGAACAATGTAATTTTCAATCTTGATGACGTAATTCTCACATCGCGTCTGATTGAGGGCCCATACCCGAATTTTGAGCAGGTCATTCCGACCAACAGCGACAAAAAGCTGACCGTCTCGAAAGAGGAGTTGAATGGGGCGGTACGGCGCGTGTCGATTCTCTCAAATGCTCTCACACACCAGGTAAAATTCAGCATCAATGGAAACACCCTGACACTGTCTACGAGTAATGTTGACGTCGGGGGTGAAGGGCAGGAGCAGCTTGAGTGCGACTACACGGGAGACGCTATCGAGATCGGATACAACGCATCGTACCTGACCGAGATTCTGGCCCGGATCGACGGAGATGAGGTTATCTTTGAGTTATCATCGCCCGTTGCGGCCGGCGTTATATATTCGCCCACCCTTGCCAAGCAGGAGTATCTCTGTCTGATCATGCCGCTTCGGCTCGCGGAATAG
- the dnaA gene encoding chromosomal replication initiator protein DnaA, with protein sequence MPPQAHHTRVSGGFVYNDRVTNSKHWKDCLSYMARRVKEQTFNTWLRPTKGEPGTNGDFKIAVPNQFVADWIKDHFGSLIDEAFNEVLGHPYEVVYVLTGQPDPEDQTILEFADDDGVTGGSNGAGLQVALAPVTAVARNNGHNLNSRYTFNTLVVGDFNQFACAASMAVAEEPGTTKYNPLYIYGGTGLGKTHIIQAIGNEILRQYPEKRIIYATSEKFTSDFISAISDRSINDFIRMYREVDCLIIDDIQFFTGKESTQEQFFHTFNALYHNGKQIILSSDRSPKDIRGLEDRLLSRFSWGLVTDLQAPDLENRTAILYKKLESEGKKTIPDNVVRFIADKIKANIRELEGALIRVLAYASLKGVPVDLDMTRKVLSDAIEEQRAHVTIEIIQQKTSEFFSVAREMMVAKKKTAHIALARQVAMYLCRSLTPNSLKAIGDAFGGRDHSTVIHACDLVAKRMATDGGFREKIDKLSASLLY encoded by the coding sequence GTGCCGCCGCAGGCACACCATACACGAGTGAGCGGGGGTTTTGTGTATAACGATCGAGTAACGAATTCCAAACACTGGAAAGACTGTCTTTCCTACATGGCGCGGCGAGTGAAAGAACAAACCTTCAACACCTGGCTGCGCCCAACGAAGGGAGAACCGGGCACCAACGGCGATTTCAAAATCGCAGTGCCGAATCAGTTTGTAGCCGATTGGATCAAGGATCACTTCGGCTCTCTGATAGATGAAGCATTCAATGAAGTCCTCGGGCATCCGTACGAGGTTGTGTACGTCCTCACCGGGCAGCCCGATCCGGAAGATCAGACTATACTGGAATTTGCCGACGATGACGGGGTCACCGGAGGCTCGAACGGCGCCGGCCTGCAGGTGGCCCTCGCACCTGTGACGGCGGTCGCCCGCAATAATGGACACAATTTGAACAGCCGGTATACCTTTAACACGCTCGTGGTCGGTGATTTCAACCAGTTTGCGTGCGCTGCTTCAATGGCGGTCGCCGAAGAGCCCGGTACCACGAAGTACAATCCGTTGTACATCTATGGCGGCACGGGGCTGGGGAAAACACACATCATTCAGGCGATCGGCAACGAGATTCTTCGGCAATACCCGGAGAAGCGCATCATCTACGCAACCTCGGAAAAATTCACCTCCGATTTCATCTCCGCCATTTCCGATCGGTCCATCAACGACTTCATCCGAATGTACCGCGAAGTTGACTGCCTGATTATCGACGACATCCAGTTTTTTACCGGTAAAGAGTCCACGCAGGAGCAGTTCTTTCACACGTTTAATGCGCTTTACCACAACGGCAAGCAGATCATCCTCTCCTCCGATCGCTCTCCCAAGGATATCCGAGGCCTCGAGGATCGGCTGCTTTCCCGCTTCAGCTGGGGCCTGGTCACGGATTTGCAGGCGCCGGATCTGGAAAATCGGACCGCCATTCTCTATAAGAAACTGGAGTCCGAGGGCAAAAAGACAATCCCGGACAACGTCGTGCGGTTCATCGCGGACAAGATCAAAGCCAACATTCGGGAGCTGGAGGGAGCGCTGATCCGAGTCCTTGCGTATGCGTCGCTTAAAGGCGTACCGGTGGACCTGGATATGACCAGAAAGGTGCTCTCCGACGCCATCGAAGAACAGCGGGCTCACGTCACGATCGAGATCATTCAGCAGAAGACATCGGAGTTCTTCAGTGTGGCCCGCGAAATGATGGTGGCCAAGAAGAAGACGGCCCATATCGCACTGGCCCGCCAGGTCGCAATGTATCTATGCCGGTCTCTGACACCTAATTCTCTAAAGGCGATTGGCGATGCCTTCGGTGGACGGGATCACTCCACGGTCATCCATGCGTGCGATCTGGTAGCCAAGCGGATGGCTACCGACGGTGGGTTCCGGGAGAAAATCGACAAGCTTTCGGCATCTTTACTGTATTAG
- a CDS encoding Mrp/NBP35 family ATP-binding protein — protein MLGNEAVMHVLSRIQDPELKRPLTDLDMIRSVHIDDGAVSIAVTLTVPGCPLKEKIAGDIRTAVGELEGVRSVEVTFDVMTEQQRDALKKKLGLRSSAGAAADTPVSFAKRFIAVSSGKGGVGKSTCTANLAVALTRIGYKVGLLDADVYGFSIPRMLGLTGQPTQIDDKLVPLRWGGSLQAVSMGFFVNEDEPVIWRGPLLHKAINQFLTDVVWDELDFLLLDLPPGTGDVTITIAQAIPSAELLVVTTPQATATHVAGRVAKLAEKTKLRVIGVVENMAYFEHDGRKEYIFGRDGGKFLAEKLGVNLLGEIPLETSIREGADNGQPVASSGTAAQQAMFEGIARRIASM, from the coding sequence ATGTTAGGTAACGAAGCAGTAATGCACGTTTTGTCCCGGATCCAGGACCCCGAACTGAAACGGCCATTGACCGACCTCGACATGATCCGTTCTGTCCATATAGATGACGGCGCTGTGAGCATCGCGGTCACGTTGACCGTGCCGGGGTGCCCATTAAAGGAAAAAATTGCCGGGGACATACGTACGGCGGTGGGGGAGCTTGAAGGTGTACGTTCGGTGGAGGTCACGTTTGATGTGATGACTGAACAGCAGCGCGACGCACTAAAGAAGAAACTCGGACTGCGCAGCTCCGCGGGTGCAGCGGCCGATACGCCGGTCTCGTTTGCGAAACGTTTCATTGCCGTATCATCCGGCAAAGGCGGAGTGGGCAAATCAACGTGCACGGCCAACCTCGCGGTGGCACTGACCAGAATTGGGTATAAAGTGGGGCTATTGGATGCCGATGTCTACGGGTTTTCGATTCCGCGCATGCTGGGGCTGACGGGGCAGCCGACGCAAATTGACGACAAGCTCGTGCCTCTTCGCTGGGGTGGCTCCCTTCAGGCCGTATCGATGGGGTTTTTCGTGAATGAAGACGAGCCGGTGATTTGGCGGGGGCCGCTGCTTCACAAAGCCATCAATCAGTTTCTCACCGATGTCGTATGGGATGAGCTTGACTTCCTTCTGCTCGACCTGCCGCCGGGCACGGGCGATGTCACAATCACCATCGCGCAGGCGATCCCATCCGCCGAGCTGCTTGTCGTGACGACACCTCAAGCGACAGCCACCCATGTTGCGGGACGTGTTGCAAAGCTTGCCGAGAAAACAAAACTGCGCGTGATCGGGGTCGTCGAGAACATGGCGTATTTTGAACACGACGGTCGCAAAGAGTATATTTTCGGTCGCGACGGCGGCAAATTTCTCGCGGAGAAGCTGGGTGTGAATTTGCTCGGAGAGATTCCGCTGGAAACATCCATACGCGAGGGGGCGGACAACGGTCAGCCGGTGGCATCATCGGGGACCGCTGCACAGCAGGCGATGTTCGAGGGGATCGCACGGCGGATCGCGTCGATGTGA
- a CDS encoding Rrf2 family transcriptional regulator: MITKKTEYAIRAVWELGQSSEGLRTAAQVAEAQGIPPKYLPQIVAELVQAGLLVSARGYRGGLRLSRPPQAVTLLDIVEAIQGRLDLFECQRGAMECMHLPGCELKAVYHRAQDAMEAVFRQTRLTDIHFHARERGINVR; this comes from the coding sequence ATGATAACGAAAAAGACTGAATATGCAATCCGGGCGGTTTGGGAACTCGGGCAGTCGTCCGAAGGGCTCCGGACCGCGGCACAGGTGGCCGAGGCGCAGGGAATCCCGCCAAAATATCTGCCGCAGATCGTTGCCGAACTGGTGCAGGCAGGGTTGCTGGTTTCGGCTCGCGGCTATCGCGGGGGACTTCGGCTGAGTCGCCCGCCGCAGGCGGTCACCCTGCTCGATATTGTCGAGGCCATACAGGGGCGGCTGGACCTTTTTGAGTGCCAGCGCGGCGCCATGGAATGCATGCACCTTCCCGGCTGCGAACTCAAGGCCGTCTACCACCGTGCGCAGGACGCGATGGAAGCCGTCTTCCGTCAGACCCGCCTGACCGATATTCACTTCCACGCCCGTGAACGAGGCATCAATGTTAGGTAA
- the lspA gene encoding signal peptidase II: MGADNRTALIWPVLIIVLVVAVDQATKAWAVAALSGEPPLRIIGDFLMFSLVYNKGGAMGTTLGSPLYYLVVALIILPFILYYIYHHRQEPALSLALAFIAGGAIGNVIDRIRLRQVVDFIDVDFFDINVFGYKLDRWWTFNIADSAIFCAMLFLLGYLLWYKPRRHRAMMLHDRGSSGSH, encoded by the coding sequence CTGGGCGCTGACAATCGAACAGCGCTGATCTGGCCCGTCCTGATTATTGTCCTGGTGGTAGCTGTCGACCAGGCAACGAAGGCCTGGGCTGTGGCCGCACTCTCTGGAGAACCCCCCCTCCGTATTATCGGCGACTTTCTCATGTTCTCACTGGTGTACAACAAGGGTGGGGCCATGGGCACAACGCTTGGCTCGCCGCTGTATTATCTTGTGGTCGCCTTGATCATCCTCCCGTTTATCCTGTACTACATCTATCATCACCGGCAGGAACCCGCGCTCTCGCTGGCGCTCGCGTTTATTGCGGGCGGGGCGATCGGCAATGTCATCGACCGTATCCGTCTGCGGCAGGTCGTTGACTTCATCGATGTCGACTTCTTCGATATCAACGTGTTTGGGTACAAGCTCGACCGGTGGTGGACGTTCAACATCGCGGATTCTGCCATCTTCTGCGCCATGCTGTTCCTTCTGGGTTACCTGCTCTGGTACAAGCCGCGGCGCCACCGCGCTATGATGCTTCACGACCGGGGATCGTCAGGATCGCATTAA
- a CDS encoding TraR/DksA family transcriptional regulator: MAFSEKDLAKFEELLLKKRKELLDEMGLHGERFTSTVRDATGDLSSYSYHMADQGTDNMDRELAFMFASKSGRLVYHIDMALKRIKDGTFGQCQGCGKQISKARLTAVPHARLCIECKSAEEEKKAGR; this comes from the coding sequence ATGGCATTCAGCGAAAAAGATCTGGCCAAGTTCGAAGAGCTGCTGCTGAAAAAGCGCAAGGAGTTGCTCGACGAAATGGGGCTGCACGGCGAACGGTTTACGAGTACGGTGCGGGATGCTACCGGCGACCTGTCGTCGTACTCCTACCACATGGCCGACCAGGGAACCGATAACATGGATCGCGAGCTGGCGTTCATGTTTGCGTCGAAATCGGGCCGGCTGGTGTATCACATCGACATGGCGCTCAAACGCATCAAGGACGGCACCTTCGGGCAATGCCAGGGCTGTGGCAAGCAGATCAGTAAAGCCCGCCTGACGGCGGTACCGCACGCCCGCCTTTGTATCGAGTGCAAGTCGGCCGAGGAGGAAAAGAAAGCTGGGCGCTGA
- the ileS gene encoding isoleucine--tRNA ligase, translated as MRFDPLKDNFSLPGAEEKILAFWDERRIFDHVNKAVADRPHFVFYEGPPTANGKPGIHHVISRTVKDLICRYKTMSGYRVDRKAGWDTHGLPVEIEVEKALGLDSKQKVVEYGIIEFNRKCRESVFKYLEDWNSITRRIGYWLDLDDAYVTLTDNYIESVWHILKFLHDKGLIYKGHKTVPYCPRCGTALSSHEVAQGYEMVQDPSVFVKVKAADGDFSYLVWTTTPWTLPSNAALAMQADADYVLVEHDGEKMVLAEALLGQVFDEQPRILEKYKGSEFVSRKYEPLFDTFADYRDRAFFVINADFVTLDDGTGIVHIAPGFGADDYEAGKLHDLPILQAIEPNGIFKPHSGKYAGMWIKDADKEITKDLKADGRLFKKEQYEHNYPFCWRCDSPLIYIARESWYIKTTDFRDRLLENNNSINWHPDEIRSGRMANWLENNVDWALSRERFWGTPLPIWICDDPACGKQRAIGSLEELRKHALTPGAEIDAALKELGLHRPGIDAIKLTCECGGGMTRVPELIDVWFDSGAMPFAQWHYPFENIDEFQRKFPADFISEAVDQTRGWFYSLLAISTMFKGIAPFKNVIVLEFILDKVGKKMSKHKGNVVNPFETVDQYGADPLRWYLVSTSNPWLPTKFDFEGLSEVVRKYFDTLRNTYSFFAIYANIDDTAGRAAAADKTVDAFLESLSGEPSRFDRWIVSRYNTTVTEVTRSLDKYDITRAVREIQEFVIEDLSNWYVRNNRRRYWADGDDPSKMRAYLTLYRMLEGVCRLSAPIAPFISELLWGELAGADRERHGLPLTVHLCDYPKPIGTEIDDVLEDTMETVRRMVSMGRAARARHNLKVRQPLSTLLVSLHGKSDLDQLLEYLPIVRDELNVKQIIQSDEVDSYVTYSAKLNFKAAGPKLGGKVKSVAPLVQKLASEAVRAFARTGELVLSVDGERVALTPEEVDVTRVERAGYAVETDNALTIALVTELTDELRDEGFAREMVNKIQNMRKSSGLEVTDRITVALRPSERLRTAISRHEEFIRRETLAERIDYGLADTHDGAKTWNINGEEAVIAVTKA; from the coding sequence ATGAGATTCGACCCGCTCAAAGACAACTTCTCGCTGCCTGGGGCCGAGGAGAAGATCCTCGCCTTCTGGGACGAACGCAGAATATTCGACCACGTCAACAAGGCTGTCGCGGACCGCCCGCACTTTGTTTTCTACGAGGGTCCCCCGACCGCAAACGGCAAACCGGGTATTCACCACGTGATTTCACGGACCGTCAAGGATCTCATCTGCCGGTACAAGACGATGTCGGGCTACCGGGTCGACCGGAAGGCCGGTTGGGACACGCACGGCCTGCCGGTGGAGATTGAGGTCGAGAAAGCGCTGGGGCTGGATTCGAAACAGAAAGTGGTCGAGTACGGTATCATCGAATTCAACCGGAAGTGCCGCGAGTCGGTTTTCAAGTATCTTGAAGACTGGAATAGCATTACGCGGCGAATCGGCTACTGGCTGGATTTGGACGATGCCTACGTTACGCTGACGGACAACTATATCGAGTCGGTCTGGCATATTCTCAAGTTCCTGCACGACAAAGGATTGATCTACAAAGGACACAAAACCGTCCCGTACTGTCCGCGCTGCGGCACGGCGCTGTCGAGCCACGAGGTGGCGCAGGGGTACGAGATGGTGCAGGACCCCTCGGTGTTCGTAAAAGTCAAGGCGGCCGACGGAGATTTCTCCTATCTCGTGTGGACCACTACTCCATGGACGCTGCCGTCGAACGCCGCCCTTGCCATGCAGGCTGATGCCGACTACGTCCTGGTCGAGCACGACGGGGAGAAGATGGTGTTGGCGGAGGCGCTTCTCGGTCAGGTGTTCGATGAGCAACCTCGCATTCTCGAGAAGTACAAAGGCTCTGAGTTCGTATCAAGAAAATACGAGCCGCTGTTCGATACGTTCGCCGATTATCGTGACCGGGCGTTTTTTGTAATCAATGCGGATTTTGTCACGCTCGACGACGGTACCGGTATCGTGCATATCGCACCGGGGTTCGGCGCCGACGACTACGAAGCCGGCAAGTTGCACGATCTGCCGATCCTTCAGGCGATCGAGCCAAACGGCATTTTCAAACCACACTCGGGCAAATATGCCGGGATGTGGATCAAGGACGCCGACAAGGAAATCACCAAAGATCTCAAGGCCGACGGCAGACTCTTCAAGAAGGAGCAGTACGAGCACAACTATCCGTTCTGCTGGCGGTGTGACTCGCCGCTGATCTATATCGCGCGTGAGTCATGGTATATCAAAACGACTGATTTTCGCGACCGGCTGCTCGAGAACAACAATTCGATCAACTGGCATCCCGACGAGATCCGGTCCGGCCGCATGGCCAACTGGCTGGAGAACAATGTCGACTGGGCGCTGTCGCGCGAACGTTTCTGGGGGACGCCGCTTCCGATCTGGATTTGCGACGATCCCGCGTGTGGGAAACAGCGGGCGATCGGATCGCTCGAAGAACTGCGAAAGCATGCCCTCACGCCGGGGGCCGAAATTGACGCCGCTCTCAAGGAACTTGGCCTGCATCGGCCCGGTATCGACGCAATCAAGTTGACCTGCGAATGCGGCGGCGGCATGACCCGGGTGCCGGAGCTGATCGACGTCTGGTTTGATTCCGGAGCGATGCCGTTCGCGCAGTGGCACTACCCGTTTGAGAATATCGATGAATTCCAGCGGAAGTTTCCGGCCGATTTCATTTCCGAGGCGGTGGACCAGACCCGCGGCTGGTTTTATTCGCTGCTGGCCATATCGACCATGTTCAAGGGGATCGCCCCGTTCAAAAACGTGATCGTGCTCGAATTCATTCTCGACAAAGTCGGCAAGAAGATGTCGAAACACAAAGGCAACGTCGTCAACCCATTCGAAACGGTCGATCAGTACGGCGCCGACCCGCTTCGCTGGTACCTTGTCAGTACCTCCAACCCGTGGCTGCCGACCAAGTTTGATTTCGAAGGGCTGAGCGAGGTGGTGCGAAAGTATTTCGACACGCTGCGCAATACGTATTCGTTTTTCGCCATTTACGCCAATATCGACGATACCGCGGGGCGGGCGGCCGCGGCCGACAAGACAGTCGATGCGTTTCTGGAGTCGCTGTCCGGCGAACCGAGCAGGTTCGACCGATGGATTGTCTCCCGGTACAACACGACGGTGACCGAAGTTACGCGGTCGCTGGACAAATACGACATCACGCGCGCGGTCCGCGAGATTCAGGAATTCGTGATCGAGGATCTCTCCAACTGGTATGTCCGCAACAACCGCCGGCGGTACTGGGCGGACGGCGACGATCCGTCGAAGATGCGGGCGTACCTGACGTTGTACCGCATGCTCGAAGGGGTCTGTCGGTTGAGCGCGCCGATCGCCCCGTTTATCTCCGAACTGCTCTGGGGCGAGCTGGCCGGGGCCGATCGTGAACGGCACGGCTTGCCGTTGACTGTACACCTGTGCGACTACCCCAAACCGATCGGGACCGAGATCGATGACGTTCTGGAAGACACGATGGAGACGGTTCGCCGGATGGTATCCATGGGACGGGCGGCGCGGGCGCGTCACAATCTGAAAGTGCGTCAGCCGCTGTCTACACTCCTGGTATCGCTTCACGGCAAGTCCGACCTCGACCAGCTGCTGGAGTATCTGCCGATCGTGCGTGATGAACTAAATGTCAAGCAGATCATCCAGTCGGACGAGGTGGACAGCTACGTCACGTATTCGGCCAAACTCAATTTCAAGGCTGCGGGCCCCAAACTCGGCGGCAAGGTCAAGTCTGTCGCCCCGCTCGTGCAGAAGCTTGCCAGCGAAGCCGTGCGGGCGTTTGCGCGAACGGGCGAACTGGTACTGTCTGTCGATGGTGAGCGGGTTGCGCTTACTCCGGAAGAAGTCGATGTGACGCGGGTCGAGCGGGCGGGGTACGCCGTCGAAACCGACAATGCGTTGACCATCGCGCTCGTAACCGAATTGACCGACGAGCTTCGCGACGAAGGTTTCGCCCGCGAGATGGTTAACAAGATCCAGAACATGCGCAAGAGCTCCGGGCTCGAAGTGACCGACCGGATTACGGTTGCGTTGCGGCCATCCGAACGTCTCAGGACGGCGATTAGCCGGCACGAAGAATTCATCCGGCGCGAGACGCTGGCCGAACGGATTGACTACGGCCTCGCAGATACGCACGACGGTGCGAAAACCTGGAATATAAACGGCGAGGAAGCCGTTATTGCGGTGACCAAAGCATAA
- a CDS encoding YciI family protein, which translates to MPQYMLLIHNGDWEELSPEQMQQTIQRYIAWVRTLREQHRFIAGDELKNTGRTLVVKNGQIVDGPFTETKEIIGGYFIIEAADYDEAVAVTRDCPTFAHGGSVQVREINNPG; encoded by the coding sequence ATGCCTCAGTACATGTTGCTGATTCACAACGGAGACTGGGAGGAGTTGTCCCCCGAACAAATGCAGCAGACCATCCAGCGCTATATCGCCTGGGTGCGCACGCTCAGAGAGCAGCACAGATTCATCGCCGGCGATGAACTGAAAAACACGGGCCGTACTCTGGTCGTCAAAAACGGGCAAATCGTCGATGGTCCGTTCACTGAAACCAAAGAGATCATCGGCGGCTATTTCATCATTGAGGCCGCCGACTACGACGAAGCCGTGGCTGTCACCCGTGATTGTCCGACCTTCGCGCACGGCGGCTCCGTTCAGGTTCGCGAGATCAACAATCCGGGGTAG